The following proteins are co-located in the Vigna unguiculata cultivar IT97K-499-35 chromosome 9, ASM411807v1, whole genome shotgun sequence genome:
- the LOC114163482 gene encoding aldehyde oxidase GLOX-like, whose protein sequence is MVFISCSRIMITILFFLVCVGFSDGANVTPSEGRRGKWQLLLNSTGVVGMHLALTYRNTVIMFDQTGAGPSSYKLRRRFNGSTCSRSRHDMMDSTCYAHSVEYDISTNKVRPLRLETDPWCSSGSFMSNGTLLQIGGNEKGAKRVRFFRPCENHRCDWMLSKKTLSDRRWYASSQLLPEHDRVVVVGGRRALTYEFVPKISPGEKSFDLPFLHQTNDRNEGGNNLYPFLHLSSDGNLFIFANRDSILLNLRRNKVIKTFPRIPGEGSRNYPSSGSSVILPLDHRDNFQKVEVMVCGGSSTGAFSAAAKRRFLEGLRSCGRMVITGDKNKWDMEHMPKPRLLHDMVILPRGDILIINGAERGSAGYDNARNASLEPFLYSPSKRLGARFTVLMSTKIARVYHSSATLLPDGRVLVAGSNPHGRYIFHNVAYPTELRLQAFVPYYMERRYHSLRPSNVTIEYSGTSHAIEYGNEFRVRFFLKRRPSNEMGFSAYAPPFTTHSFAMNQRMLKLRCRSLKRSGHGWVVAVLEAPPSSLVAPSGYYMLTVLNGGIPSMSQWVRFGHA, encoded by the coding sequence ATGGTCTTCATATCTTGCAGTAGAATCATGATCACAATCCTATTTTTCTTGGTTTGTGTTGGATTCAGCGATGGTGCCAATGTGACACCCTCTGAGGGGAGAAGAGGGAAGTGGCAACTGCTCCTTAACAGCACCGGCGTGGTTGGCATGCATCTGGCTTTAACCTACAGAAACACAGTCATAATGTTCGATCAAACTGGAGCTGGCCCTTCCAGTTACAAACTCCGTAGACGCTTCAATGGAAGCACGTGCAGCAGAAGCAGGCATGATATGATGGACTCCACATGCTATGCTCATTCTGTAGAGTATGACATTAGTACCAATAAAGTGAGGCCTCTGAGGCTTGAAACTGATCCTTGGTGTTCCTCTGGTTCATTTATGAGCAATGGTACTCTTCTACAAATAGGTGGTAATGAAAAAGGTGCCAAAAGGGTGAGATTCTTTAGGCCCTGTGAGAATCACCGATGTGACTGGATGCTATCAAAGAAAACACTATCTGATAGGAGGTGGTATGCTTCAAGTCAGCTACTACCAGAACATGATAGGGTGGTGGTTGTTGGTGGAAGAAGAGCTTTGACATATGAATTTGTACCAAAAATCAGTCCTGGAGAAAAATCCTTTGACCTTCCATTCTTGCACCAAACCAATGACAGGAACGAAGGAGGGAACAACCTGTACCCTTTTCTCCACCTTTCATCAGACGGAAACCTGTTCATTTTCGCCAACCGTGATTCCATCCTACTCAACCTGAGAAGAAACAAAGTGATCAAGACCTTCCCTCGGATTCCAGGAGAAGGGTCGAGAAACTATCCAAGCTCAGGCTCATCTGTGATACTCCCATTGGACCACAGAGACAACTTCCAAAAAGTGGAGGTTATGGTGTGTGGAGGTTCATCCACTGGAGCCTTCTCAGCTGCTGCTAAGCGAAGATTCTTGGAAGGGTTAAGATCATGTGGAAGAATGGTGATCACAGGAGACAAGAACAAGTGGGATATGGAGCACATGCCGAAGCCACGTCTCTTACATGACATGGTGATTCTCCCTAGAGGTGATATCCTAATCATAAATGGTGCTGAACGAGGGTCTGCGGGATATGACAATGCTAGAAACGCTTCTCTTGAACCTTTTCTGTACAGCCCCAGCAAAAGACTTGGAGCAAGGTTCACAGTCCTTATGTCGACCAAGATAGCAAGAGTGTATCACTCATCAGCAACTCTTCTTCCTGATGGGAGGGTGTTGGTTGCGGGTAGTAACCCTCATGGGAGGTACATTTTTCACAATGTTGCATACCCAACTGAGCTAAGACTTCAAGCATTTGTTCCATACTATATGGAGAGGAGGTACCATAGCTTGAGGCCTAGTAACGTGACCATAGAATATAGTGGTACCAGCCATGCAATTGAGTATGGGAACGAGTTTAGAGTTAGGTTCTTCCTGAAGAGGAGGCCTAGCAATGAGATGGGGTTCAGTGCCTATGCACCACCGTTTACCACTCATTCCTTTGCCATGAATCAGAGGATGCTGAAGCTGAGGTGCAGGAGCTTGAAGAGAAGTGGTCATGGATGGGTGGTTGCAGTGTTGGAAGCCCCACCATCATCCCTTGTTGCACCTTCTGGTTACTACATGCTCACGGTTCTCAACGGTGGAATTCCGAGCATGTCTCAGTGGGTTCGGTTTGGACACGCCTAA